One part of the Paroedura picta isolate Pp20150507F chromosome 5, Ppicta_v3.0, whole genome shotgun sequence genome encodes these proteins:
- the LOC143839130 gene encoding uncharacterized protein LOC143839130, giving the protein MGWATQTEVLLIVLVFSNWPLTTETLLQESSLAGMPLSEAEYESFFQTLAARHVFHAVCYRRAVYGCFDPAIQALDRYENHGVIPTGWICSDFPDNSSFTGFCDFALYRCSMKKYFAKRVLCPDETTQMSTVVEDNPEGIPDEIVIPTTEQTFELHAGPPITSTESLPGSLASPTMAATEISRTPLLTTTTKAPLAKLLSSSAVETASKLVAQILAAFKAAQKSSSVPATSVLELTPTSTATAAPEASSATTMTEEFLNELTSTATIIMEPEIQPATIATTNQATAIGHAESFPEHAIVMEHELHPAKMATFAAHTQATIIVNSESFPGHAAVMEHELHPAKMAPVATPKQATAIARTESFPEHALVMEHELHPAKMATFAAHTQATIIVNSESFPGHAAAMEHELHPAKMAPVATPKQATAIARTESFPEHAVVMEHELHPAKMATIAAHTQATIIVNSESFPGHAAVMEHELHPAKMATIAAHTQATAIARTESFPEHAVVMEPELHPAKMATIAAHTQATAIARTESFPEHAVAMEHELHPAKMATVAAHTQATAIALTEFFPEHGIITEPELHSAKMVTTAEPTQATITASTESFPGLAIVMEPEIHLATITATTQATAIAPTESFPEHAIVMEPELQPAKMATMAAPTQATTIALTKSFSELATATELLPESPSGTTTHTTTTAFDTGTCVVDYPEPLETSTDSTSSTATAAPSSTSLLPIHTASTPTKATTSATSFTTTTPSWPLVPGLNVPLPFPPLQSNSTLRILILSFFRNKDVKDGGTAGINALVQAALGSGNIVQQEEIQNPLPTNALKDLLFRLQDKGVQQLMHKMQNGISGEEQKPQLLSSALQLLSALNPRSDFKSKLQR; this is encoded by the exons ATGGGCTGGGCCACACAAACGGAGGTTCTCCTGATTGTTCTTG TCTTTTCAAATTGGCCGCTCACGACTGAAACCCTGCTTCAGGAGTCCTCACTGGCTGGGATGCCGCTCTCAGAGGCTGAGTATGAGTCCTTTTTCCAGACTCTTGCTGCTCGTCACGTTTTCCATGCTGTTTGCTACAGAAGAGCCGTATACGGCTGCTTCGATCCTGCCATCCAAGCCCTGGATCGGTACGAGAACCATGGCGTCATCCCTACCG GGTGGATATGCTCCGACTTCCCAGACAATTCCTCCTTTACAGGCTTCTGTGATTTCGCTTTATATCGCTGCAGCATGAAGAAATATTTTGCCAAG AGGGTTCTGTGTCCAGATGAGACAACGCAAATGTCAACAGTTGTAGAGGACAACCCAGAAGGCATTCCTGATGAGATTGTAATACCGACCACAGAGCAGACTTTTGAGCTCCACGCCGGACCCCCCATAACCAGCACAGAATCATTGCCTGGATCTCTTGCCAGCCcaacaatggctgccacagagatCTCAAGGACACCTCTCCTCACCACGACCACCAAAGCGCCCCTTGCGAAACTTCTCTCTAGTAGTGCTGTGGAAACAGCCTCCAAACTTGTTGCCCAGATCCTCGCTGCTTTCAAAGCTGCCCAAAAGTCCTCTTCTGTACCCGCCACCTCTGTCTTGGAGCTCACCCCCACTAGCACTGCCACAGCCGCCCCAGAAGCTTCTTCTGCCACTACCATGACAGAAGAATTCTTAAATGAACTCACCAGCACCGCTACCATCATTATGGAGCCTGAGATCCAGCCAGCCACCATCGCAACAACTAATCAGGCTACAGCCATAGGACATGCTGAGTCTTTCCCTGAGCATGCCATTGTCATGGAACATGAGCTCCATCCAGCCAAGATGGCCACCTTTGCAGCACATACACAGGCTACAATCATAGTAAATTCCGAgtctttccctgggcatgccgcTGTCATGGAACATGAGCTCCATCCAGCCAAGATGGCCCCAGTCGCAACTCCTAAACAGGCGACAGCCATAGCACGGACTGAGTCTTTCCCTGAGCATGCCCTTGTCATGGAACATGAGCTCCATCCAGCCAAGATGGCTACCTTTGCAGCACATACACAGGCTACAATCATAGTAAATTCTGAGTCTTTCCCTGGGCATGCTGCTGCCATGGAACATGAGCTCCATCCAGCCAAGATGGCCCCAGTCGCAACTCCTAAACAGGCGACAGCCATAGCACGGACTGAGTCTTTCCCTGAGCATGCCGTTGTCATGGAACATGAGCTCCATCCAGCCAAGATGGCCACCATTGCAGCACATACACAGGCTACAATCATAGTAAATTCCGAGTCTTTCCCTGGGCATGCTGCTGTCATGGAACATGAGCTCCATCCGGCCAAGATGGCCACTATTGCAGCCCATACACAGGCTACAGCCATAGCACGGACTGAGTCTTTCCCTGAGCATGCCGTTGTCATGGAACCTGAGCTCCATCCGGCCAAGATGGCCACCATTGCAGCCCATACACAGGCTACAGCCATAGCACGGACTGAGTCTTTCCCTGAACATGCCGTTGCCATGGAACATGAGCTCCATCCGGCCAAGATGGCCACCGTTGCAGCCCATACACAGGCTACAGCCATAGCACTGACTGAGTTTTTCCCTGAGCACGGCATAATCACGGAACCTGAGCTCCATTCAGCCAAGATGGTCACCACTGCAGAACCGACACAGGCTACAATTACAGCATCTACTGAGTCTTTCCCTGGACTTGCCATTGTCATGGAACCTGAAATCCATCTGGCCACCATCACCGCAACTACACAGGCTACAGCCATAGCACCGACCGAGTCTTTCCCTGAGCATGCCATTGTAATGGAACCtgagctccagccagccaagatGGCCACCATGGCCGCACCTACGCAGGCTACAACCATAGCACTGACCAAGTCTTTCTCTGAGCTTGCCACAGCTACGGAGCTCCTTCCGGAGTCCCCTTCTGGCACCACCACCCATACCACCACAACTGCATTTGACACAGGGACCTGCGTTGTGGATtaccctgagcccctggagaCTTCCACAGATTCCACCTCATCTACAGCCACAGCTGCTCCCAGTTCTACTTCCCTCTTGCCCATCCACACAGCCAGCACACCCACAAAGGCAACGACTTCTGCCACCTCCTTCACGACCACCACACCATCATGGCCTCTTGTCCCCGGTCTTAATGTTCCCctaccatttccccctctccagtCCAACAGTACCCTGCGCATTCTCATCCTCTCTTTTTTCAGAAATAAAGACGTCAAGGATGGGGGTACGGCAGGAATCAACGCTTTGGTACAGGCTGCATTGGGGTCTGGCAACATTGTACAGCAGGAAGAGATCCAGAATCCCCTCCCAACGAATGCCTTGAAGGACCTCTTGTTCCGCTTACAAGATAAGGGTGTGCAGCAGCTGATGCACAAAATGCAGAATGGGATTTCTGGAGAAGAACAGAAGCCACAGTTGTTGTCTAGCGCTCTGCAATTGTTGAGCGCACTGAACCCAAGATCAGATTTCAAGAGCAAGCTTCAAAGATGA